The Methylomarinum vadi genome has a window encoding:
- a CDS encoding EAL domain-containing protein, which produces MSNQNNTKPHAMKILLVDDETDTLEVMGRYLMRQKFETILTSNEEEALIQFDNNRPDVVVSDLCLGQGNGLSLYKRILAKNVDVPFILVSAYADKESLLQAFELGIDMVLPKPVRMHDLMKNISEVRKESAKIMRIEQQLHELSQLYSQSQHYLQHIENRARRLLTPIRDLSNNVKYFSKPAGSVSGDLFSEYNDSNGLHYLFLADSAGHGVDAAMPALFVPSRFTELARKKMAIQFIASELNEEIYKLKLNDFFVTITLVCFNRIQNKLQVINCGNPAALLIDQNGKLLAKFDSSEIPLGILPAVKFHPQVEEFDIKQLCNLYCYTDGLVDLENDHGKSLGQDYIEEQLSAINNQFRFDELLTQLSDGIERNKDDITMLDLALAPEAKYSELATPQFEKDEPTNILSEAKILFIQDEDKSKSVFSAYLKRRVGHLFYTHSHPEAVCLFNEFKPDLILLDIDLARPEGMALIKIFRKNSLTTPIVIFDLQENKIKQMSELLSYRIDSVINRQDKYNYVLDKLKNTLIENNSLQKQLLSGLAFQYSDNAMLITDGQMKILTVNEAFTDITGYAEVEVIGRTPRVLSSGRHGPGFYKRMWNSLIKQQQWSGEIWNRRKNGEIYLEWLSINAVKDEKGVMQYFIANFQDITLRKKKERRINFLAYNDSLTGLSNRSQFYERLSQWLLLAKRNQRLFAVLLIDLDHFKDVNDTLGHDSGDKLLQQVAKRMKHCLRKSDLVARLGGDEFAVLLAEPHTKSNVAEIAKKLANEIACPFQVDGNKLRISCSIGITCFPDDGDTLETLIKNADIAMYQAKKNGRANFEFFKLELNEQLRHKTEIRDSLFNATKNNELELHLQPKIDIGRNRLIGAEALIRWQHPQQGLLMPDDFIDIAEESGQIIPIGEWIIEETCCLLESLRDKGWQFPIAINVSPVQFLRDDFSKILAKKREEFAIPADLIEIEITESLLLHNQNSIIKQLNAIKNMRHKIAIDDFGIGYSSLSYLKRFPIDILKIDRSFMPSLIDETNENRTLTIAIIEMAKALGLDIIAEGVESQEQCRFLLEHGCSLAQGFIFSKALDYAAFIQYLEGQSSEDCPRDALH; this is translated from the coding sequence ATGTCTAATCAAAACAATACGAAACCCCATGCCATGAAAATTCTGCTGGTCGATGACGAAACCGATACGCTGGAGGTCATGGGACGCTATCTAATGCGGCAAAAATTCGAAACGATCTTGACCAGTAACGAAGAGGAAGCGCTAATCCAGTTTGACAATAATCGGCCCGACGTCGTCGTCTCCGATTTATGCCTGGGGCAAGGCAACGGATTATCACTGTACAAAAGGATTTTAGCCAAAAACGTCGATGTCCCGTTTATTCTGGTTTCCGCCTATGCCGATAAAGAAAGCCTGCTGCAGGCATTCGAGCTAGGCATAGACATGGTCCTACCCAAACCGGTACGCATGCATGATTTAATGAAAAACATTAGCGAAGTGCGTAAGGAAAGCGCCAAAATCATGAGGATCGAGCAGCAGTTGCATGAACTCAGTCAGCTATACAGCCAATCACAACACTATTTGCAACACATCGAAAACCGGGCCCGCCGCCTGCTCACGCCGATCCGTGATTTGAGTAACAATGTGAAATATTTTTCCAAACCGGCCGGCTCCGTGAGCGGTGACTTGTTCTCCGAATACAATGATTCGAACGGCCTGCATTATCTATTTTTGGCCGATTCGGCGGGACACGGCGTCGATGCGGCGATGCCCGCCTTGTTTGTTCCCTCGCGCTTTACCGAGCTGGCCAGAAAAAAAATGGCGATCCAATTCATCGCCAGCGAATTGAATGAAGAAATCTATAAACTGAAGCTAAACGATTTTTTCGTCACGATTACGTTAGTCTGTTTCAACCGCATTCAAAACAAATTGCAAGTCATCAACTGCGGCAATCCGGCCGCCTTGCTGATCGACCAGAACGGAAAGCTGTTGGCGAAGTTCGATTCCAGTGAAATACCGCTGGGCATCCTGCCTGCGGTCAAGTTTCATCCGCAAGTAGAGGAATTCGACATCAAGCAACTCTGTAATTTGTATTGCTATACTGATGGCCTGGTCGACCTTGAGAATGATCACGGTAAATCGCTAGGCCAGGATTATATCGAAGAACAATTAAGCGCCATCAATAATCAATTCCGTTTCGATGAATTGTTGACACAGCTGAGCGATGGCATAGAACGCAACAAAGACGATATCACCATGTTGGATCTTGCGCTGGCCCCGGAAGCGAAATATTCCGAGCTAGCAACCCCGCAGTTCGAAAAGGATGAACCAACCAATATATTGTCCGAAGCAAAAATTCTCTTCATTCAGGATGAAGATAAGAGCAAGTCGGTCTTTAGCGCCTATTTGAAACGCCGCGTCGGTCATTTGTTCTATACCCATTCTCATCCCGAAGCCGTTTGTTTATTCAATGAATTCAAACCGGACCTTATCCTGCTGGATATCGATCTGGCGCGTCCGGAGGGCATGGCCTTGATCAAAATCTTCCGGAAAAACAGTCTGACCACACCGATCGTAATCTTTGATTTGCAGGAAAATAAAATCAAACAGATGTCAGAGTTACTCAGCTACCGTATCGATTCCGTCATCAACCGACAGGATAAATACAATTATGTGCTAGACAAATTGAAAAATACGTTAATAGAGAACAACTCGTTACAAAAACAACTACTCTCCGGCCTGGCATTCCAATATTCGGACAACGCGATGCTCATCACCGACGGACAGATGAAAATCTTGACCGTCAATGAAGCATTTACCGACATTACCGGCTATGCGGAAGTCGAGGTCATCGGCCGCACGCCAAGAGTCCTCAGTTCCGGCCGCCATGGACCTGGATTTTACAAACGAATGTGGAACAGCTTAATTAAGCAGCAGCAATGGAGCGGTGAAATCTGGAACCGGCGCAAGAATGGGGAAATTTACCTCGAGTGGTTGAGTATCAATGCCGTCAAGGACGAGAAAGGCGTTATGCAATATTTCATCGCCAATTTCCAGGACATAACGCTGCGTAAGAAAAAAGAACGTCGCATCAATTTTCTCGCTTACAACGACTCCCTGACCGGTTTGTCCAACCGCTCGCAATTCTACGAGCGTTTATCGCAATGGTTGTTGCTGGCAAAACGTAACCAGCGTTTATTTGCCGTTTTATTAATCGATCTCGACCATTTCAAGGACGTCAACGATACCCTCGGCCACGACTCAGGCGACAAACTGCTGCAGCAAGTCGCCAAGCGCATGAAGCACTGCTTACGAAAATCCGATCTGGTGGCTCGCCTCGGCGGGGATGAATTTGCCGTGTTGTTGGCGGAACCGCATACAAAATCGAATGTCGCGGAAATAGCGAAAAAGCTGGCCAATGAAATCGCCTGCCCTTTCCAGGTCGATGGCAATAAGTTACGCATCAGTTGCTCGATCGGTATCACTTGTTTTCCCGATGACGGAGACACCTTGGAAACGCTGATAAAAAACGCCGATATCGCCATGTATCAGGCCAAGAAAAACGGCCGTGCGAACTTTGAATTCTTTAAATTGGAATTGAACGAGCAATTAAGGCATAAAACGGAAATCCGCGATTCGCTTTTTAATGCAACCAAAAACAACGAGTTAGAACTACATCTGCAACCCAAAATCGACATCGGTCGCAATCGCTTAATCGGCGCAGAAGCCTTGATTCGTTGGCAACATCCGCAACAGGGTTTGCTGATGCCGGATGACTTTATCGATATCGCCGAAGAATCCGGCCAAATCATTCCGATCGGCGAATGGATCATCGAGGAAACCTGTTGCCTGTTGGAATCCCTAAGAGACAAAGGATGGCAATTTCCGATCGCGATCAATGTTTCCCCAGTGCAGTTCCTGCGGGACGATTTTTCCAAAATATTGGCGAAAAAACGGGAAGAGTTTGCAATACCGGCCGACCTTATCGAAATCGAAATCACCGAGTCACTGTTACTGCATAATCAAAACTCGATCATCAAACAACTCAACGCTATCAAGAACATGAGACATAAGATAGCGATCGACGATTTCGGCATAGGCTATTCCAGCTTGAGCTATCTGAAACGTTTTCCCATCGACATTCTAAAGATTGACCGCTCGTTCATGCCTTCGCTGATCGACGAAACCAATGAGAATCGCACACTCACGATCGCCATCATCGAAATGGCCAAGGCGCTTGGCCTCGACATCATCGCGGAAGGGGTGGAAAGCCAGGAACAATGTCGCTTTCTATTGGAACACGGCTGTTCATTGGCCCAAGGATTC
- a CDS encoding sensor histidine kinase yields MIWLYTIFNGLIALAYFSIPLALLHYVKARKDLYFPWIFILFGLFILACGSSHILHILSLWQPNYRLQIVIDGITAVISIVTAFALWKQMPQILSIPSPAQLTDLNRNLNDEITLRIQTEQDLRKSQSRLEQRVNERTHQLNQANELLNESQKRLSTIIHHVHAVIWSMDENRQITFVSDYIRQLLGYSPSELYDHQSCLQKIHKRDHFKLIRAISKALTQQTPSHIKCRIRHLESGWRWACISIAPVKFKQEILQIVGFVHDAHQDYLQQKQVRVMNKQLDRRVKQAIAENLKQEKVIASQARFAAMGEMVANIAHQWRQPLNSLGLILEDIQDAYRHDELDGDYLSQSINKALQKIERMSSTIDLFQSRLGGKINKTYFPVVDVINDTVELIQDYLTSKGISLSVEARIQTYAYGSPDELSQVLQNLVANARDAILDNDRLDKKIHITLSAIAEQAVIEITDSGGGIAPAIKNKIFDPFFSSKNSGRGIGLYMVKQLVEQSLEGSITLENHDQGTKATITLPNRIV; encoded by the coding sequence TTGATTTGGCTGTACACCATTTTTAACGGCCTGATCGCCCTGGCCTATTTCTCCATCCCCCTGGCCTTGCTCCATTATGTCAAGGCGCGCAAGGATTTATATTTTCCTTGGATCTTTATATTATTCGGCCTGTTTATCCTGGCCTGCGGCTCTTCCCACATTCTTCATATTTTATCCCTTTGGCAACCCAACTACAGATTGCAAATCGTCATCGACGGCATCACCGCCGTCATTTCCATCGTCACGGCATTCGCCCTATGGAAACAGATGCCACAGATTTTAAGCATTCCCAGCCCAGCGCAACTGACCGACCTCAATCGGAATCTGAACGATGAAATCACGCTTCGCATCCAAACCGAACAGGATCTTCGCAAGAGCCAGAGTCGACTGGAACAACGAGTCAACGAACGAACTCATCAGCTCAACCAAGCCAATGAACTGTTGAATGAAAGCCAAAAGCGATTGAGCACCATTATCCATCATGTGCATGCCGTGATCTGGAGCATGGATGAAAACCGGCAAATCACCTTCGTTTCCGATTACATCAGACAACTACTCGGTTACTCGCCCTCGGAACTGTACGACCACCAATCCTGTCTGCAAAAGATTCATAAACGTGATCATTTTAAATTGATCCGTGCTATCTCCAAGGCATTAACCCAGCAGACCCCGAGCCATATTAAATGCCGCATTCGGCATCTCGAGAGCGGTTGGCGTTGGGCATGTATCAGCATCGCACCGGTCAAATTCAAACAAGAGATTTTACAGATCGTCGGCTTCGTCCATGACGCGCATCAGGATTATTTACAACAAAAGCAAGTCCGGGTCATGAATAAGCAACTGGATCGAAGAGTCAAACAAGCCATCGCCGAAAACTTGAAACAGGAAAAAGTGATCGCCAGCCAAGCCCGCTTTGCTGCGATGGGTGAAATGGTTGCCAATATCGCTCATCAATGGCGCCAACCGCTCAATTCCTTGGGTCTGATTCTGGAAGATATTCAAGACGCTTATCGGCATGATGAATTGGACGGAGATTATTTGAGCCAGTCTATCAACAAGGCACTGCAGAAGATCGAACGCATGTCTTCAACTATCGATTTGTTTCAATCGCGCTTGGGCGGCAAAATCAATAAGACCTATTTTCCGGTTGTCGACGTCATCAACGACACCGTCGAACTGATCCAGGATTACCTGACCAGTAAAGGCATCTCGCTGTCGGTTGAGGCCCGAATCCAAACTTACGCCTATGGCTCGCCGGACGAACTGAGCCAGGTTTTGCAGAATCTCGTCGCCAATGCCCGGGACGCCATTTTGGATAACGATCGTTTGGACAAGAAAATCCATATCACGTTATCCGCCATTGCCGAGCAAGCCGTGATCGAAATTACCGATAGCGGCGGCGGCATTGCCCCTGCTATAAAAAACAAGATCTTCGATCCGTTTTTTTCCAGTAAAAACAGCGGCCGCGGCATCGGTTTGTACATGGTCAAACAACTGGTCGAACAAAGCCTGGAAGGCAGTATTACCTTGGAAAATCATGACCAAGGCACCAAAGCCACGATTACCCTGCCGAATAGGATCGTATAA
- a CDS encoding protoglobin domain-containing protein, with product MRDIQQITAEIFASMPSETRFSQTDAALIKQHKELLLGLEDDLTKGFYDTLYSHQQTLEILQQEDRSKRENVLRSWWQKTITSDFDDTYWEWQVFVGLVHIKQKVSNPMMISMWGWILTALRSLLKEHLNQPDLDTLMVAFERLAATIQALTAESFLSNYVQAIEQATGFNNKLIDRMVNLQIDGLIAKRA from the coding sequence ATGAGAGACATACAGCAGATTACGGCGGAAATTTTTGCATCGATGCCGAGTGAAACACGATTTAGTCAAACGGATGCCGCTTTGATCAAACAACACAAAGAACTGCTGCTGGGATTGGAGGATGATTTAACCAAAGGTTTTTACGACACGCTCTACAGCCATCAACAAACCTTGGAAATTCTCCAGCAGGAAGATCGGTCCAAGCGAGAAAACGTCTTGCGTTCGTGGTGGCAAAAGACCATCACCAGTGACTTTGACGACACGTATTGGGAATGGCAAGTATTCGTCGGCTTAGTTCATATCAAGCAAAAAGTCAGTAACCCGATGATGATCTCGATGTGGGGCTGGATATTGACCGCATTACGCAGTTTGCTCAAGGAACATCTAAACCAACCGGATCTGGATACACTCATGGTGGCCTTCGAAAGGTTGGCCGCCACCATTCAGGCTTTAACGGCGGAAAGCTTTTTGTCGAATTATGTTCAAGCGATTGAGCAAGCGACCGGTTTCAATAATAAATTGATAGACAGAATGGTGAATCTGCAAATTGACGGTCTGATAGCCAAGAGAGCCTGA
- a CDS encoding roadblock/LC7 domain-containing protein, with the protein MYLEILKSIMNQLKHSAADIEIEASEIVTTDGLSMAALLPEGFNEDRVGPMCAGAFAFGQGIAEELDLGELGQIIIKGSKCSTLINVAGDQTILTMKVKSDASMDNVSRAVNSAAEKIRLKSL; encoded by the coding sequence ATGTACTTGGAAATACTAAAATCGATCATGAACCAATTGAAACACAGCGCCGCAGATATCGAAATCGAAGCATCGGAAATCGTAACAACGGACGGGCTGTCAATGGCCGCTTTGCTGCCCGAGGGTTTCAACGAAGACCGCGTCGGCCCCATGTGCGCGGGAGCATTTGCCTTCGGACAAGGAATCGCCGAAGAATTAGATTTAGGCGAATTGGGACAAATCATCATTAAGGGGAGCAAATGCTCCACGCTGATCAACGTTGCCGGCGATCAAACCATCCTGACGATGAAGGTGAAATCGGACGCTTCAATGGATAATGTCAGTCGAGCCGTTAACAGTGCGGCGGAGAAAATCAGGCTGAAGTCCCTATGA
- a CDS encoding PAS domain-containing protein: protein MRNKVESEYRNKETHLRAVINVSPTAIYILSPREDNDSPSFFTDPNCHLHLAFISAAIEKITGFTVREYLVDPKLWMSRVHPEDVANVMESYGLCQSQNAVNNQYRCLHKNGEYRWLHERLVVQRGRNGEIVQVIGSLMDVSDIVKTHEQLHILSSAVEQSPCPIFITNTKGTIEYANSKLLEITGFSEQEVLGHTPRIFSSGCTEVSIYADLWNTITAGKKWYGTIRNKKKNGQHFWVKESIAPIKNCNDETTHFVAIQEDVSTMVNASEELEQQLKDHTEKIKLLEQQRSEQRKSVAIGRMAAWVAHEINNPLAGIKNSFQLLKSAIPDTHKFFRYVDLIDKEIDRISLITKQLYSLYKQEDARAREFDCNMMIEEIILLSTLGKKQVNIDHISADKTCYVKLQENLVRQILFNLIKNAVDHSPGQSTIKIDAQRRNAELYVMIENEGTFITDEQLEKLFEPFYSTKSDSQSCSLGLGLTIVDNFVKLMHGEMKLTNKMTGGLISELTIPLDYYKNK from the coding sequence GTGAGAAATAAAGTTGAATCGGAATATCGCAACAAAGAAACCCATTTGAGGGCTGTTATCAATGTCAGTCCGACGGCTATCTACATTTTGTCGCCGAGAGAGGATAACGACTCCCCCTCGTTTTTTACCGACCCGAATTGCCATTTACATCTGGCTTTTATCAGTGCCGCTATCGAAAAAATCACGGGGTTTACGGTTCGGGAATATCTCGTCGACCCTAAGCTTTGGATGAGTCGGGTGCATCCGGAGGATGTCGCCAACGTGATGGAAAGTTATGGTCTTTGCCAGAGCCAGAATGCCGTTAACAACCAATATCGCTGTCTGCATAAGAATGGCGAGTACCGCTGGCTGCATGAAAGATTGGTCGTACAGAGGGGGAGGAATGGCGAAATCGTGCAAGTAATCGGTTCACTCATGGATGTCAGCGACATCGTTAAGACGCATGAACAATTGCATATATTGAGTAGCGCGGTGGAACAGAGCCCTTGTCCCATCTTCATTACCAATACCAAAGGCACCATCGAGTACGCTAACTCCAAACTCTTGGAAATTACCGGCTTCAGCGAACAGGAAGTGTTGGGCCATACGCCAAGGATATTTTCTTCAGGCTGTACCGAAGTTTCGATTTATGCCGACCTTTGGAATACTATTACGGCCGGCAAAAAATGGTATGGCACGATACGCAACAAGAAGAAAAACGGACAGCATTTCTGGGTCAAAGAATCTATTGCTCCGATCAAAAACTGCAACGACGAAACCACCCATTTCGTCGCGATCCAGGAAGATGTCAGCACTATGGTCAATGCGTCGGAAGAACTCGAACAGCAATTAAAAGACCATACCGAAAAAATCAAGCTGTTGGAACAACAACGCAGCGAGCAACGAAAATCAGTCGCCATTGGCCGCATGGCTGCCTGGGTGGCGCATGAGATCAATAATCCCTTGGCCGGCATCAAAAACTCCTTTCAATTGTTGAAAAGCGCAATTCCCGACACTCACAAGTTCTTTCGTTATGTAGACTTGATCGACAAGGAAATTGACCGGATCAGCCTGATTACCAAGCAGCTTTATTCGTTGTATAAACAGGAAGATGCCCGGGCGCGCGAGTTCGATTGCAACATGATGATCGAGGAAATCATCCTATTGAGCACATTGGGAAAAAAACAGGTAAACATCGATCATATCTCGGCGGACAAGACATGTTACGTCAAGTTGCAAGAGAATTTGGTCCGGCAAATATTGTTCAATTTGATTAAGAATGCGGTCGATCATTCGCCCGGTCAATCGACGATCAAAATAGATGCGCAGAGACGGAATGCCGAGCTTTATGTCATGATCGAAAACGAAGGAACTTTCATTACCGATGAGCAACTGGAAAAATTATTCGAACCTTTTTATTCCACAAAGTCCGATAGCCAGTCGTGCAGTCTTGGACTAGGTCTCACCATCGTCGATAATTTCGTCAAGCTGATGCATGGCGAAATGAAGCTGACGAATAAGATGACCGGCGGGCTAATCAGCGAATTAACTATCCCTCTTGATTACTATAAAAATAAATGA
- a CDS encoding response regulator, whose protein sequence is MEKTGNILIADDETTFLESTADLLRLQGYSCQCASDAHKALSLLQSERFDLLIADIKMPGNHDLALIKEIAEQEESMAVILVTGYPNVHTAIDAVNLSVSAYLVKPFVCEELFKHVDKAIGQFTAPSRARALIENKCRELENTLQTFQMESSRAKNKSSYTLNDFMNSN, encoded by the coding sequence ATGGAAAAGACAGGCAACATTTTAATCGCGGACGACGAGACGACCTTTCTGGAATCGACTGCCGATTTATTACGTCTCCAAGGCTACAGCTGCCAATGCGCCAGCGATGCACACAAGGCTTTGAGTCTGTTGCAAAGCGAACGTTTCGATCTGCTGATTGCGGATATCAAGATGCCCGGCAACCATGATTTGGCGTTGATCAAAGAGATTGCCGAACAAGAAGAGTCGATGGCCGTGATTCTAGTGACGGGCTATCCTAACGTTCATACGGCCATCGATGCCGTGAATCTTTCGGTGTCGGCCTATCTGGTCAAGCCTTTTGTCTGCGAGGAATTATTCAAGCATGTCGATAAGGCCATCGGTCAATTCACGGCACCTAGCCGAGCCCGTGCGTTGATCGAAAATAAATGCCGAGAGTTGGAAAACACCTTGCAAACATTTCAGATGGAAAGTTCTCGGGCAAAAAATAAATCGTCCTATACCTTGAACGATTTCATGAACAGCAATTAG